Proteins from one Gimesia maris genomic window:
- a CDS encoding nucleoside 2-deoxyribosyltransferase has translation MKHSDESIRVYCAGPLFNRSEREEMTAIADQLMESGYTVYLPHRDGMEFRLILDVLVERNWDTPTAAQFLHEAIFALDVYQLVIECEAMVWNLNGRTPDEGAVSEAAMAWVLGKPLIAYQDDVRSLIQGRVNPLLVGMVEFESVDEIGLIPDTLSAAINNQGITSPVSTDQLPLKVQKAVKAGQVLWKALCSEGAQENNEMIASVVEELFAPNDPSTILA, from the coding sequence ATGAAACATTCTGATGAGTCGATTCGCGTTTACTGTGCAGGTCCGCTGTTCAATCGTAGTGAGCGTGAAGAAATGACGGCGATCGCCGACCAGTTAATGGAGTCTGGTTACACAGTCTATCTGCCTCACCGTGATGGCATGGAGTTTCGACTGATTCTGGATGTACTGGTAGAACGTAACTGGGATACACCGACGGCTGCCCAGTTTCTGCATGAAGCGATCTTTGCACTGGATGTTTACCAGCTGGTTATAGAGTGTGAGGCCATGGTCTGGAACCTGAATGGTCGTACTCCGGATGAAGGCGCGGTTTCTGAAGCAGCGATGGCCTGGGTGCTGGGCAAACCGTTGATTGCCTACCAGGATGACGTCCGCTCACTGATTCAGGGCCGAGTCAATCCGCTGCTGGTGGGGATGGTGGAATTTGAATCAGTCGATGAAATTGGTCTCATCCCTGATACACTTTCTGCAGCCATTAATAATCAGGGGATCACGTCTCCTGTTTCGACAGATCAGTTACCTCTTAAAGTTCAAAAGGCTGTCAAAGCGGGGCAGGTTTTGTGGAAAGCACTCTGTTCCGAAGGGGCACAGGAAAATAATGAAATGATTGCCTCTGTCGTCGAAGAACTCTTTGCTCCCAATGATCCCTCTACAATTCTTGCCTGA
- a CDS encoding DUF2079 domain-containing protein: MNQRSATKSSIDSRQFTFALLCILLGSGSVTLALQTIFGTQDIATLYVSAPLWQFLLQVWSGEIDPASQTAYIPFFPLLLYLLTAACGFWIIGAFLISKIHGQPFSTVLTDWGIRGFRWWLLPAVWEILRITCFIVGWSSVESIVLATSQFWFAISIAGWLATFASMLIPSQHNHPVAEQEVSPKVPIPCTAWLMIGIFTILFTWMNWQLYNGLLIPHGDSAMYEEHLWNFSHGKGFRSYLDQGLFWGEHIQFIHLFLLPVYLIWPSHLTMELCETVALAAGAIPLYRMAVRNTESTTAGKAMVAAYLCYFPLQFLDIAIDLKTFRPISFGVPVLLFALEGLELKRWKTAAILLLLSLTAKEDFAIILGPLGLWIAWQQWCARKQLSTESKRSLFRTVAPGIGVSVFAVLYLLFVVKYAIPWFRSGEQVHYVGYFSNFGSTLGEVVKNILFNPGMLLGELIRPDTLIYFLALLVPLGLLPVLSPSRTLVALPLFGLLCLNEIAHDPRHHFHAPIVPILCWATAFALGNILKLLEEHKSRFKIIPASGQNFAVHFLWSSSLATAFFFSLSPLGLVFWDSGSTWYWKRLYVPGERAAQFPKVLAQVPPGSRVASTDFVHPRFTHFDRSYDYSNYLRKVNEYQSGVPVDTDYIVIDTQHPYSEIKTPDQIPEYHDHPERWELLPDQTDGYFIILKRKPESASSQKPLPARP, encoded by the coding sequence ATGAACCAGCGTTCTGCCACCAAATCATCTATCGATAGCCGACAGTTTACCTTTGCCCTGCTCTGTATTCTACTCGGCAGTGGTTCTGTGACTCTGGCTTTACAGACGATCTTCGGGACTCAAGACATCGCGACCCTGTATGTGAGTGCCCCGCTCTGGCAGTTTCTGCTTCAGGTCTGGTCCGGTGAAATCGACCCGGCCAGTCAGACCGCCTACATTCCTTTCTTTCCTTTACTGCTCTATCTATTAACCGCTGCCTGTGGTTTCTGGATCATCGGTGCTTTCCTGATCTCTAAGATACATGGTCAACCCTTCTCAACAGTTTTAACAGACTGGGGCATCCGCGGATTTCGCTGGTGGCTGCTGCCTGCCGTCTGGGAAATATTGCGAATCACATGTTTCATTGTGGGCTGGAGCAGCGTCGAATCGATTGTACTGGCAACATCGCAATTCTGGTTTGCGATCAGCATCGCCGGCTGGCTGGCAACTTTCGCGAGTATGCTGATCCCATCACAGCACAATCATCCTGTCGCTGAACAAGAAGTCTCACCAAAGGTTCCCATCCCCTGCACCGCCTGGCTGATGATAGGTATTTTTACGATTCTTTTCACCTGGATGAACTGGCAATTATACAACGGGCTACTGATACCCCACGGCGACTCGGCCATGTATGAAGAGCACCTCTGGAACTTTTCTCATGGGAAAGGATTTCGCAGTTATCTGGATCAGGGGCTGTTCTGGGGGGAACACATTCAGTTCATTCATCTGTTCCTGCTTCCAGTCTATCTGATCTGGCCATCTCACCTGACGATGGAACTGTGCGAGACTGTTGCGCTGGCAGCAGGAGCAATTCCCCTGTATCGCATGGCGGTCAGAAACACTGAATCCACCACGGCAGGGAAAGCAATGGTGGCTGCCTATCTCTGTTATTTCCCTCTGCAGTTTCTGGACATAGCAATCGACCTGAAAACATTCCGTCCAATTTCATTCGGCGTTCCCGTACTTCTGTTCGCGCTGGAAGGCCTGGAACTGAAACGCTGGAAGACTGCAGCAATCCTCCTGTTGTTGTCATTAACCGCGAAAGAAGATTTCGCCATTATCCTGGGACCGCTGGGACTCTGGATCGCCTGGCAGCAATGGTGTGCGAGAAAGCAATTATCCACAGAATCAAAACGGAGTTTATTTCGTACAGTTGCACCGGGAATTGGTGTCTCTGTATTCGCGGTCCTTTATCTGCTGTTCGTTGTCAAATATGCGATCCCCTGGTTTCGAAGTGGCGAGCAGGTACACTATGTTGGCTACTTCAGCAATTTTGGCAGTACGCTGGGCGAAGTCGTTAAAAATATTCTCTTTAATCCAGGAATGCTGCTGGGGGAACTAATTCGACCCGATACATTGATTTATTTTCTGGCATTACTGGTCCCCCTGGGATTACTGCCAGTGTTGTCCCCCAGTAGAACTCTGGTCGCGTTGCCGCTGTTTGGCCTGCTCTGTCTGAATGAAATCGCTCATGATCCACGTCATCATTTTCATGCACCAATTGTCCCCATTCTCTGCTGGGCGACCGCCTTTGCACTGGGGAATATTCTAAAACTGCTGGAAGAACACAAATCCAGATTTAAAATCATCCCTGCCTCTGGACAGAACTTCGCCGTACACTTTCTCTGGAGTTCGTCGCTGGCAACAGCTTTCTTCTTCAGCCTGAGCCCACTGGGGCTCGTCTTTTGGGATTCCGGTTCGACATGGTATTGGAAACGGCTTTACGTTCCCGGTGAACGCGCAGCACAGTTTCCGAAAGTACTGGCACAGGTCCCGCCTGGGAGTCGCGTCGCTTCCACTGATTTTGTTCACCCCCGGTTCACCCATTTTGACCGCTCATATGATTACAGCAACTATCTCCGTAAGGTGAATGAGTACCAGTCAGGTGTTCCAGTTGATACAGATTATATTGTTATCGATACTCAACACCCCTATAGCGAAATTAAAACTCCTGATCAGATCCCTGAATACCACGATCACCCCGAACGTTGGGAGTTGCTTCCTGATCAAACCGATGGGTATTTCATCATCTTAAAGCGAAAACCGGAATCTGCTTCCTCACAAAAGCCGCTCCCCGCGCGCCCTTGA